AGTTCTTACCGGTCTAACAAAACGAATCGTAAAAACTATGACAGCTGCTGCAGTTAATGACATTGCATCACTAGAAGCTGCTAAGTAAATAAACACTTAATAGAGAAGTTATGATGAATTTAGAAGGCAAAGTTGCACTAGTTACAGGCGCAAGCCGTGGTATCGGTCGTGCAATCGCTGAACTTTTAGTTGAGCGTGGTGCTAAAGTTATCGGTACTGCTACGTCTGAAGGCGGCGCTGCTGCAATCAGTGAGTACCTAGGTGAGAACGGTAAAGGTCTTGCTCTTAATGTAACGGATGTTGACTCAATTGCAGCTACACTGAAAACCATCAACGATGAATTCGGTGCGATTGACATTCTGGTTAACAACGCAGGTATCACTCGTGATAACCTACTTATGCGTATGAAAGACGATGAATGGAATGACATCATCGATACTAACCTAACGCCTATCTTCCGCATGTCTAAAGCTGTATTGCGTGGCATGATGAAGAAGCGTCAAGGACGTATCGTAAACGTTGGTTCTGTAGTCGGTACTATGGGTAACGCTGGTCAAGCTAACTACGCAGCTGCAAAAGCAGGCGTAATTGGTTTTACTAAATCAATGGCTCGTGAAGTTGCGTCTCGTGGTATTACAGTGAACACTGTAGCACCTGGTTTCATCGAAACTGACATGACTAAAGCGCTAAATGATGACCAACGTGCAGTAACTTTGGCGAATGTACCAGCAGGTCGACTAGGTGACCCTCGCGAAATCGCTGAAGCTGTGGTATTTTTGGCGTCACCTGCGGCAGCTTATATCACAGGTGAAACACTTCACGTCAATGGCGGTATGTACATGGTGTAAATTATGTGCAACATTTGTGCATGATTTAAGTCAAGATCATACGTAATTTCGGTTAAAATCGTGAAAATTGTGGTTTGACCAGAAAAGTTGACCTTGCAACTTTCAATAGATTGAATAAACTACGGAAAACATCGCATAAAGCGAACTCTGTAAAGGAAAAGAAAAAATGAGCAACCTCGAAGAACGCGTAAAGAAAATCATTGTTGAACAGCTAGGTGTAGACGAAGCTGAAGTTAAAAACGAAGCTTCTTTCGTTGATGACCTAGGTGCAGATTCTCTAGACACAGTTGAGCTAGTAATGGCTCTAGAAGAAGAATTCGACACTGAGATTCCAGATGACGAAGCTGAGAAAATTACTACTGTTCAAGCTGCTATCGATTACGTAACTAGCGCTCAGTAATAATCTCTCCCAGGCGGTCACCTCGACCGCCTGTGTTTTATCTAACTCATCTATCCTCATCTTAAATCACCTCAATCCCCGGAGTGTAATATCGTGTCCAAGCGTCGTGTAGTTGTCACTGGCATGGGTATGTTGTCGCCGGTAGGCAACACTGTAGAATCTTCTTGGAAAGCCCTGCTAGCTGGTCAAAGTGGTATCGTTAATATCGATCATTTTGATGCAACCAATTTCTCAACTCGTTTTGCAGGTCTAGTTAAAGACTTTAACTGCGAAGAGTATATGACTAAAAAAGATGCTCGTAAGATGGACTTGTTCATCCAGTACGGCGTCGCAGCAGGTATTCAAGCTTTAGATGATTCAGCCCTAACTATTACTGAAGAAAACGCTCCTCGTGTAGGCGTTGCTATCGGTTCTGGTATTGGTGGTCTTGGTTTGATCGAAGCCGGTCACAAGGCTCTAACTGAAAAAGGCCCTCGTAAAATCAGCCCGTTCTTCGTACCGTCGACGATCGTGAATATGATTGCGGGTCACATGTCTATCATGCGTGGCCTACGCGGTCCAAACATCGCGATCTCTACAGCATGTACGACTGGCCTACATAACATTGGCCACGCGGCTCGTATGATTGCATACGGCGATGCTGACGCA
Above is a window of Vibrio atlanticus DNA encoding:
- the fabG gene encoding 3-oxoacyl-ACP reductase FabG, whose product is MNLEGKVALVTGASRGIGRAIAELLVERGAKVIGTATSEGGAAAISEYLGENGKGLALNVTDVDSIAATLKTINDEFGAIDILVNNAGITRDNLLMRMKDDEWNDIIDTNLTPIFRMSKAVLRGMMKKRQGRIVNVGSVVGTMGNAGQANYAAAKAGVIGFTKSMAREVASRGITVNTVAPGFIETDMTKALNDDQRAVTLANVPAGRLGDPREIAEAVVFLASPAAAYITGETLHVNGGMYMV
- the acpP gene encoding acyl carrier protein, coding for MSNLEERVKKIIVEQLGVDEAEVKNEASFVDDLGADSLDTVELVMALEEEFDTEIPDDEAEKITTVQAAIDYVTSAQ